The genomic interval CTGGTAGAAGGCGCACACGTCCTGGGTGATCGGCTCCAGCAGCTCCCCCAGCGCGGACAGGGCCCGCCCGTGGACGGAGTGGCTGTGGGCGGCGGCCACGACGTCCGGCCGGGCCTTGTGGACCTGCGCGTGGATGGCGAACGCCGCCTGGTTGACGTGGTGGCGGCCCTCGACGACCTGGCCCAGGTGGTTGACCATGATCAGGTCGCTGACGGTGATGTGCTTGAAGGACATCCCGAAGGGGTTGACCCAGAAGCAGTCCGTGAACTCCGGGTCCCGCGCGGTGATGTGCCCCGCGACACCCTCCTCGAAGCCGAACCGGCCGAAGAGCCGCAGCGCGGCGGCCAGCCGCTCCTTGCGGTGGCGGCGCTCGTCCTCGGCACTGTCGTGCTTCGGCGGCATGGCGAACGTCAGGCTGTCGGTGGGAACGGGCTCGGGCGTCTGCGACATGAGGCGGCTCCTTCGCTGCGCGCGTCCGGTACGCAACGGAAGCTACCTCCGGGTAGGCGCGGGCGACAGGGCCGCGTGCGGCGGAGCTGCTCGGGCGGCCCGTGTTGCGCCTGCGGCGGGCTTGTTCCCCACCCCGCCCCTTCCCGTAACCGGGGGCAAGCCCCCGGGCCCCCGTTCCGCGCTCCGCGCGGTGGCCTCAATCGCCGGCCGGGCTTGATTTGCCCGGTTCCGGGCGACAAATCAGCCTGTCCGGCGTTTGAGGACCGGGGTCCGGGGCGGAGCCCCGGTTCGGGAAGGAGCGGGGTGGGGCAAGGCCGCCCGCCCCGCATGCTCCAGGATCGCGTCCGCCAGCGGCCGCAGGCACTCACGCGGCAGGGCGTGCCCTATCCCCGGCATCACCACGAGGCGGGCCCCCGCGACCGCCTGGGCGAGGTGGCGGGCGTGCGGCGGCGGGAAGACGGGCTCGGCGGTGGCTTCGACGACGAGCGTGGGGACGGTGTTCCGGGCCAGCTCGGCCGTGCGCAGCAGGCCCGAGGCGTC from Streptomyces albireticuli carries:
- a CDS encoding class II aldolase/adducin family protein, translated to MSQTPEPVPTDSLTFAMPPKHDSAEDERRHRKERLAAALRLFGRFGFEEGVAGHITARDPEFTDCFWVNPFGMSFKHITVSDLIMVNHLGQVVEGRHHVNQAAFAIHAQVHKARPDVVAAAHSHSVHGRALSALGELLEPITQDVCAFYQDHALFDDYTGVVVDEEEGRRIATALGPHKAVILRNHGLLTVGDSVDAAAWWFITMERSCQVQLLAKAAGKPVLIDPASAEHTREQLGNDLVAWINYQPLYQQITRSEPELLD